A region of Pan troglodytes isolate AG18354 chromosome 23, NHGRI_mPanTro3-v2.0_pri, whole genome shotgun sequence DNA encodes the following proteins:
- the LOC101057112 gene encoding immunoglobulin lambda variable 4-3 has protein sequence MAWVSFYLLSFIFSTGLCALPVLTQPPSASASLGASVKLTCTLSSEHSTYTIEWYQQRPGRSPQYIMKVKSDGSHSKGDGIPDRFMGSSSGADRYLTISNLQSDDEAEYHCGESHRIDGQVG, from the exons ATGGCCTGGGTCTCCTTCTACCTACTGTCCTTCATTTTCTCCACAG gtctctgtgctctgcctgtgcTGACTCAGCCCCCGTCTGCATCTGCCTCGCTGGGAGCCTCGGTCAAGCTCACCTGCACCCTAAGCAGTGAGCACAGCACCTACACCATCGAATGGTATCAACAGAGACCAGGGAGATCCCCCCAGTATATAATGAAGGTTAAGAGTGATGGCAGCCACAGCAAGGGGGACGGGATCCCCGATCGCTTCATGGGCTCCAGTTCTGGGGCTGACCGCTACCTCACCATCTCCAACCTCCAGTCTGACGATGAGGCTGAGTATCACTGTGGAGAGAGCCACAGGATTGATGGCCAGGTCGGTTGA